From a region of the Calliphora vicina chromosome 4, idCalVici1.1, whole genome shotgun sequence genome:
- the LOC135956604 gene encoding trypsin eta-like, with product MINKLKIVSKIIVYIILIIPCVTIANAEPAKEGKIVGGSSISIYEANYQISLRVKTREKSRGFGRGHICGGSVIGQRLILTAAHCVQNYVANDFTVVMGNANRLIPDKQQLQYNVQQIIKHFGYNATIFTNDIALLFINGYIPWDWPTVKAIQLNTQQTPVNSLCKISGWGDMGNGQLSTNLWGASVPIISYQQCYNSYGFIPQSMICAGYISLGGVDACQGDSGGPFVCNGLLTGVVSWGEGCALADRPGVYTNVSAFNDWIVKANSTLNYTLYSNSSRSLALTNYGSILLIVSLLYLLK from the exons atgataAACAAGTTAAAAATTGTTAGCAAGATAATTGTGTATATTATTTTGATAATTCCCTGTGTTACGATTGCAA atgcAGAACCAGCGAAGGAAGGTAAAATTGTAGGTGGCTCTTCGATAAGCATTTACGAAGCCAATTATCAAATATCGCTCAGAGTTAAAACCAGGGAAAAATCACGGGGTTTTGGACGAGGACATATTTGTGGTGGATCGGTAATTGGACAACGATTAATTCTAACAGCAGCCCATTGTGTACAAAA TTATGTAGCCAATGACTTTACGGTGGTAATGGGCAATGCAAATCGTCTTATACCCGACAAACAGCAATTGCAATACAatgtccaacaaattattaaacacTTTGGTTACAATGCCACCATTTTTACCAACGATATAGCCTTGCTATTTATTAATGGCTACATACCCTGGGATTGGCCCACAGTCAAGGCGATACAACTGAATACCCAACAAACTCCGGTCAATAGTCTGTGCAAAATTAGTGGCTGGGGTGATATGGGAAAT ggTCAACTATCGACGAATCTTTGGGGTGCCAGTGTACCCATTATTTCCTACCAGCAGTGCTATAATAGTTATGGTTTTATACCTCAATCCATGATTTGTGCTGGCTACATTTCTCTAGGTGGTGTTGATGCCTGTCAAGGTGATTCGGGTGGACCTTTCGTTTGTAATGGCCTGCTGACGGGCGTAGTGTCGTGGGGTGAAGGTTGCGCTTTGGCCGATAGACCTGGGGTATACACAAATGTTAGTGCATTTAATGACTGGATTGTAAAAGCTAATAGTactttaaattatactttatataGTAATAGCTCTAGAAGTTTAGCTTTAACGAATTATGgtagtattttattaattgtaagtttgttgtatttattaaaataa
- the LOC135956602 gene encoding trypsin-1-like: MMCRKCIISTNLICWLSLLLQGLEIQGNLESRIINGQEVKWNSTRYQVSIRLEDIDRYFFGVGHLCGGSIISRNAILTSAHCIWNANSNSFYPASKFSVVMGNLDRSLNDGNSLKLGVSKIITGTHFNYGTFQDDVAVMFLNQSIPTNFTRAEVIEINENMNLTNTKTCIVTGWGLTEKNTYTRKLMFVEVPIVNRANCSLNYGPETILDGMLCAGYMKGEFDACSGDSGGPLVCDNKLVGIVSFGLGCAIPGYPGVYTNAAYYYDWIYKQAGLTTKSNELSIDSIDSFDYLIINTTSTVDSSTAKILYSNFIIICLVCVNLIKYKCLL, from the exons atgatGTGCAGGAAGTGCATTATTAGCACGAACCTAATATGCTGGTTAAGTTTGCTGTTGCAAGGACTTGAAATTCAAGGCAACTTAGAGTCACGCATTATAAATGGTCAAGAAGTGAAATGGAATAGTACGCGCTATCAGGTTTCCATACGTTTGGAAGATATTGATCgttatttttttggtgttgGCCATTTGTGTGGCGGCAGTATTATTTCACGTAATGCAATTCTAACATCAGCTCATTGTATATGGAA TGCCAACAGTAATAGCTTTTACCCGGCCAGTAAATTTTCCGTGGTAATGGGAAATTTGGATCGCAGTTTAAACGATGGAAACTCGCTTAAATTGGGCGTTAGTAAAATAATAACTGGAACACATTTCAATTATGGCACCTTTCAAGATGATGTTGCTGTTATGTTTCTAAATCAATCCATACCGACAAATTTTACCCGAGCGGAAGTGATTGAAATAAATGAGAATATGAATTTAACAAATACTAAAACCTGCATTGTAACCGGCTggggtttaaccgaaaaa AATACCTACACCAGAAAACTTATGTTTGTTGAAGTGCCCATTGTAAATAGAGCAAACTGTTCTCTAAACTATGGACCCGAGACCATATTGGATGGCATGTTGTGTGCCGGTTATATGAAGGGTGAATTTGATGCCTGCTCTGGTGATTCGGGTGGTCCTTTGGTTTGTGACAACAAACTTGTGGGCATCGTATCATTTGGTTTGGGTTGTGCTATACCCGGTTATCCTGGTGTATATACTAATGCCGCTTATTATTATGATTGGATTTATAAACAGGCTGGTTTAACTACAAAAAGTAATGAATTATCTATCGATTCTATCGATTCTTTCGATTACTTAATTATTAATACCACTTCCACCGTTGATAGTTCAACGGCTAAAATTCTTTACagcaattttataattatttgcttagtttgtgtaaatttaattaaatataaatgtttactGTAA